Within the Chelonoidis abingdonii isolate Lonesome George chromosome 19, CheloAbing_2.0, whole genome shotgun sequence genome, the region ctgcggcagctccacctgagccgcaggaccagcgcgcggggcggtgaaattgccgtccgcctagggcggtCAAAAccgtagcgccggccctggatggAAGCACCCTGAGCAGCAGCCTCACCCAGGCTTCCCCTCGCCAGCTCTGCAGAGACAGCCCTCTCCTggctggccccacccccagcaatcTAAGCAGGCTCCACTCTGGCCATGCCAACACTTGGAGCTGGAAGGCAATTCCTTGCTTGAAGTGTCATACTGGGCCAGCAGCCTCTCCTGCTGCCTGCACCTCTAGAGCGACACTGGGATTTTAGCAGGTAGCTCGATGAGAGCTAGCACGGGTACGTCTCCTGGAGCTGGCAATGACACCTGCCAGCTCTAGTGGAGGCATACCCAGGGCTTTATGGCCATGGGGGCTAGTGGGGACATAATGACCAATGATGAACTAAGATGAATCTCACTAGTCACTCCCCCCCCACCTGCTTTCCTTCCTGGCTTTATGGCTCACAGCAGGCTCTGGGACGTCTGGCACCCTAAAAATACATGGCAGGGAGCTCCTGGGGCAAGGGGAGAACAGGCTTAGTGATTCCACATTCCAAGCAAATGGCAGCAGTAACAGGAGAAGCAGCATTTGTCTGCCTTTGTCCCAGCCCAGCTCAAACGGGctcaggactcaggagacctgggttcctgGCTCAGCCATGGATTTCCTGAGTGACCTGGGGCCAGTCACTTTATCCACCCCGTGCTCAGCTTCCAGCACTATAATGGAGATacaatttccctccctccctccctgtggtgTTGTGAGGGTGAACCAGTAACAGTGCTGTAGTGCTCAGACACTGGGGATAGAATGAGCTCCACTGCCTGGCCTGTGGGGGAGCAGATCACAAAACACATTCTTCAGAAACCACCAAGGCAGtgatctctgcagcagctgctggcagtgctggAGTCTCCGAATTCCTTTGCTCAGCTGCCTCTTgcaggctgcatctacactgcgaAGCTTCCAGTCTGTAACTCGGCACTGGTGCCATGTAGCCCAGGCCCTGGCATTTGAACAGTTAGGTGACGGAGCGGCAAAAATGCAGCCCTGGCCTCCCCCTCTCACTAATGttagcagagcggcaccgtttgTACATCTCAGGACCAATTtaactagtgtagacaagctctcggTGACACCCAGGTCCAGAGGCCCCTGGTTGCGTTCTGGGAGCGGAAAGGCCAGGCAGCATACGTGAGGCACAGCCACCTCGCCTCATCACAACTCCATACCCCCCTGGGGTTCCTTTCATAATATGGCCCCAAACTGGGGGTCCCTTGCCTTCCTGAGACCAGCCCCTGAACAGGGCCCTCCACCCTGTTGTTGTTCATTTGCTACCCTCCGCAGATCTCAGGCTGCTGGCAAGTCAGGTACCTCATGCTTAATAGACACAAGTGCAGCCTCCACACATCCCACAGCCTCTGCAGCAAACCAGCCGCTTAACCGAAGGGAGAACACATTCCTGGACCCCAGAACGTCAGACCAGGTGTAGCAGTTTGACAAGGGGGCTCAGAGAAAGGGCCCTACTCAGCCACCAAGGCCCTGGATCTCCTCCAGTCTCCACTTTCCCCAGCTGCAGAGAACCCGGGGGTCTATGCTAGGCTGGCTGTCAATGGGCACTGGGCACCCAGAAGCGCTGGATTCGGACCCAGTGGTTGTGAGGCAGGAGGGTGGGATCAGGGGTGGGGACTGCTTGTCATGGGAAGGTTTCAAGGCACTTTTAATGCCTCCCTGGGGACTAAGGTCGCACTCCATAGAGTGGCCTGAGGATTCCCTCTGTCATATCTGTGGCTTGGTGCTGGGAGGAAACCAGGCTGGAGTGGGGTGACGTGGGCTGCGAGCTCCCCCAGTGCCATGCAGGGGCGTGGGCTTCTCCGCAGTGTTTGTTACCTAAGGGACCATGGGGCCATGTCTAACCCACCAGAAGCAACATAAACTGGCGGCATCTCAGTCTCTGGGTCAGTTACACTGAGCAGGGTTTTGGAGTTACGTTCCAGTCCCACCTCCCCCTTAAACTAGCCCCAGCCAGCAGGCACCACGTCCTCTGGCAGCACTGTGGGAACCTTGCCACGCCAATCTCTGCAACTTTCCCGTGGCACCATGCTGAGCTGGGCTCTGACCCATGTCCAGGGGACCACCCAGTAACAAAGCTCTGATCTCCCTTCCCAGGACGTGCTGGATTCCAAGAACAACACCATCAAGGATCTGCAGTACGAGCTGGCCCGAGTCTGCAAGGTGAGCAGAGGGGACTCTGCTTCTGTCCTGCCCCAGTGGAACCAGGCAGGGTCAGCGCTGGGACATGCCACATGGTCACATGCCCTGCAGGGAGAGTCCTCCTGTGCAAAACCTAatggggatgcaggagaagcTCCAAGGCACTGCTCCTCCGTGGCTCTGTTAGACATCATCTCTCCtgcaggagaggaggcagtggaGGGGCTGTTCCCGCACACGTGTGCACAGACAAATATAGCCTTTGCCCAGCACCTCCCTTGTTGTGTCAGGATTTTAATCCTCTTGATTATGTGGCAAAGCTAGAAAGAGCTGGTCAGGCAGCTCACCCTCTGGCACGTTGGCATCTCCTATTGTGTGGGCAGCCCTTGCTGCTGGGCAGGAATTAGACACATGGTGCTGGTTCTCTCTGTGAGGGAGTTACCCAGGGACCCCCAGCACCTAGACTGGCTCAGGGCCCGAGTTCTGGTTTCCCTAGTTATAATGACAGCCCCTCTTTGCCCCTGTCAGGCACTACCGGGGATGGTGCAGGAGTGAGTGCTCTGCACGGGTAGGAGCTAGCTAGTGAAGACCTGTGCGTGGTGTGCACTTCCCTGGAACTCACACTCTGCTTCACTTTCAGGCACACAACGACTTGCTGCACACCTATGAGGCCAAGCTCACAGCCTTCGGGATCCCCCTGGACAACATGGGCTTCAAACCACTGGAGACCACAGTGATGGGACAGAcgctggggcagggcccagccggACTTGTTGCTACCCCAACCTAGCACTGCTGGGCGCATGCTTGTCCATCACCTCTTGGGTTACGCTAAATATTGTCAGCAGCCTCCCCACATGCTCCCGTCCCAGCAccacagggagggggctgggctgtggctcTGCCTCATTAAACAGACCCCAGAAAGGTTTTTAAGCAGGCTCCAAAGGAACTGTTTTTCACTTCCCAGGGCAGGGCCGGGCGCAGCGTGGAAGGAGCCCTCTCACAGCCCAGTGTTCCCTTTCCTAGAGAAcgtgccagccagccagctggtaGCTGGCCCCTGGGTAGCACAGCACCGTAAGCAGAGGAGTGTCGCCACTCCACACCACACCCATGGCATCCATATGCAGCCtgttcccagccagccctgcacccttaGGCCTCCCAGCTAGGCTCtctcctgccctgggcaggggctggagcccagaggcctGCATGGGTCTCCTCTGTATGCACAGCTCTCTGCCTTGGGAAGAGCGATGAGCCCTGCTGGCTCTGGAGGGACTGTGCTCACCAGCAGGGAGAACTGGGCCCCTGAGCAGCAGAGCCATGCTGCCCTTCCTGGAGCTGAGCTGTCTGTCTCCTTGGCTGCTTTACCACTCAGATCCGCAGAGCTCACTAACGAGCAGCTGAGTGTGTCAGGCTAAGGCAAGTGCTGTTGAAAGAACCCTTTAATAGTatagctccccctcccctgagcccctcTCTCATGTCACTTCCTCCAGCCCATCTCTGGAGCCATGGCCAGGCTGGCCGCGGGGGCCGACCTGCTCTCCCTTGTGCTCTTGCTCCCCTTGTAGGTGGTATAGGAGAAGGGGCTGATCGGCAGAGGGATGTGCAGCTTCCGGGTTTGCTCTGTGACCATGAAGACAACCTGGCAGAGGCAAGGGAGAAGCAGGTTACGTGTGTGACGCAGCGTGTGCTGGCTCGGACGAGCCTTGGCCCCACAGCAGTTTGATCTCTCGCAGACGGTCCCTAAGGGAATGTAGGAGCAGTGTCAGGGCGGGCGGAAATGCGACCTTTTCCCAGTGACAGTGAGCAGCTCCAGCAGTGCCGGGGATTGCTGGGGACAGAGCTGCAGATTAGCCGTGTAAAGTGCTTCTGTGCTGCACTGAGCCCTAGTCACTCTGACATGGCAAAGGCgatgggtgggagtggggagacgGGGCCACAGTCTGCCTCCTTACGCTGCTGTcaggctggagctgctgcccTGCTAGGCCACGAGGCAGAGTTTATGGTGGAGTATCAAAGAGTTTGACCCTTGGGCTCTAGTGCATTTGTAGCATCTGTGGCAACCTCCCCTGACTTAGTGGAGGATTCTGGAGAGGCAGTCACAGAGCAACCGGCGTCCTGCCTCACGGGTCTGCACATGCTAgcgctggctctggctctggctctgtaGACAGGGCTGATTCTCCTTGCTCCTGCTTTAACCCGGGTGAGAGAGATTGGCCCCAGACATGCTCCTTGTTAGTAGATTTACCTCCACATAGGGGTAGAAGCTAGTGTAGCCCAGCTGCTGCCAGTAAGCCCCAGTATCAAAGTGCAGCTTGTATGTGCCAGCCTTCACCTGCCCAGGAGCCAGGAAGAGCGGGCAGTGCCCACCCACATTGGCAAAGCTGAAATCCAAACGAGTGTATCAGACTGAAGCTGTCCACCGCTCCCTCCTTGGTCCCCTGGAGCCTCCTTGCTGGGAGCCAACCCCAGGTGCAGGCTGAGCCAGGCCCAGCTGTTGGGATGACGTGCTCCCCCCAtgagcagagcaggaagcagaaggCAGAACAAGGAGAGGAGTGACAGCGGAGAGAGCGCCTCGGGGTGGAGCAGACATGGGGGTTGTTCCAGACGGCAAGAGCTGCCCCCAGGGACTCCAGGAGACAGTTTTTGGGCAGCACCACCTCATGCTGTATGTGCGTCACTCCGCCCTGGGAGTTGACGGGGAGATTGAACAGTAGTGGGTCACGTCAGAGCATAGGATCTGTCTCCCTGCACCCACCAGGCCTCTGCATTTAGGGGGGTTATGGGCTGGCCTTCCCCTTCAGGGGCAGACCATCTGCCTCACCACACCTACCTCTTCATCAGCTCTATCCACTACAGCCTGGTACCTTCGAGCTGGGACAGGTGCATGGCCAGGCCTGTTGCAGGCTGGCCCATCAGAGTGTTCAACATGTGGATGGTCAGGGAGCTGCTAGGGGCCTCAGACATGTTTTTGACCTGGGACACAAGTTAATGAGCCAAGCGGGGCCCCTCACGCCTGGCCCCCAAAGCCCCATGGCCATTTCCTCGCCCCACGGCAGTGCCCACCACACAGAGCGAGCACtggtgtgggcagcaggggagcAGCGTCTCCGCACTCTGGTAAACGGGGAGGGCTCGgaggtgtggtaaacgtctgtctcaaatctggaccttagcgtccaaaatctgggtgcttacaatgaacttccccaagcttttaccagcttggatctgatatcgctgccaccaaataggattttggctcctattaGCCTCCAAGTCGCCCCAATAtatccctggggaaccccccaagacccagagcccctgggtctccctatctcatcccccagcttcccccctttccttgggttagccggagcgatgcattcaacctagttaagctcacacaaagagattcacaCCTCCTTTTGCCCCGTAgccgtaactagagaaaaaccttaaacacaagagaacagagttgattctctctctctttccccgtagctttttcccgccctgggacaataggaaagttcaacacagaatgtaatgcttccccctcctccctgtcttcccttgagggagacagatacctggtacagaaatttctatccccttgcctcactaggaaaagaaactcccacaagttttaaaaaagaaactttatataaaaaagaaggaattacatataaactaaacactgcattaagagatcaatactgggatatggcttataagaaaatagaaataaacagtctgatttaaaagatagccaatttaaatcagtccagcaaaatcaacacacatgtaaatacaacacaaagcatataataGCCtattgccttgttgcctttgtacttacactttagTAGACAAAAGTTATAAAGAaagattggagttagaagaaaagctgttccactccatagctgggagaaaacaaaagactcaagagtccccaattcccgcccctgacttttaaaaatccagttttctgattggtcctctggtcaggtgtttggttcccccttttcaccctttacaggtaaaagaaaattaacccttacctatctacttatgacaggaggaCAGAGCGCAGGGCActcaggcctgctctacactcCATCGCTacggtgctccaggctgggaaaaTCCACCCCTGCGCACTGTGGCTCTGCTGACCTGACCCCCACCTACCCTCTGTACGGGCAGCCCGGGCAATGGAACAATGCCTCCGTCAGCCCAGCTGCCATCGCTCGGGGGGTGGAGTCTGAGTCCAACCCTGATGGAAAACCCACTTCTAGCAGCGTAGGGGTGTGAGGCAGGTCCCTGGTCCGATGAGGGGTGAGGCAGGGCCCCTGGCGCACACCCAGACCAATGGGGGAGAGGGTGTGAGGCAGGGCCCTGGTGCACCCCCAAgcagatgggtgtgtgtgtgtgaggcaggGCTCTGGTGCACTCCCAGGCTGATGAGGGTTGAGGCAGGGTCCCAGTGCACGCCCAGgctgggtgtgtgtatgtgtgtgtgagagagagagaggcagggcccTGGTGCACGCCCAGGccgatgggtgtgtgtgtgtgagaggcagAGCCCCTGGCACAcgcccaggccaatgggggagggggcgagAGGCAGGGCCCTGGTGCACGCTCAGGCCgatgggtgtgtgggtgtgtgcgaGGCAGAGCCCCTGGTACAcacccaggccaatgggggaggggggcgagagGCAGGGCCCTGGTGCATGCCCAGGCCgaggggggggtgaggggtgaggCAGGGCCCCTGGTACATGCCCAGACCGATGGCAGGGGTGTGAGACAGGGCCCTGGTGCACCCCCAgtccaatgggggggggggctgaggcagggcccAACCCTGATTTCTGAAGCCCGCACAGCAGAACTGCTGTCCCCAGAACTGTCTAACCTCATGAACGTGTGGCATCGCCCCAGCAGCTCTGCCATAGATCAGGGCAGTGCAGAGCATTGCCCATTTGCCCCACTGCACCCTCCAGTCCCCTCCCTGTGGCACCATTCCCTGTAGCATATTACCAGGGCTTagcactgggagccaggcccagctctGTTTGCTGAGCCAGCGAGGCTGGTGAGTAACCTTGGGGCCGCGGcgaggagcagggcctggggagggATGGCCCTGCACCATGGAGCAGCGCCAGCCCTTGGCTGCAGAGGGACAGTCTGTCTCTAACAACGCCTGCAACAGGGTTTGACCCACGTGGCCAGACAAGGCCCCACACCCCCATGCCCTGTCAGAGCCGGTTTCCAGAGCAGGCGGCAGCCAAGATGAGAGCCCTTCCTCTGAGTGGCCCCAAAGGTGAGAAGCTAGGGTAGGGCCAGGAATGGAGTGTCCCTCAGTGAAGACAGAGGGAGGATCCAGTCTGGTTCGGCTTGTTGTTGTGGGGAACGGCTGAtgggtgagggaggagcccaGCTCACATGACCCCATCCCACTCCGGCCCTGGGCTGCTTCTGGCAAATGGGTCCCAGCAGAGCTCAGTGTGTGGCCTTTCCCCCCCTGCCCTCGCCTGCTCTGCCGTGGTAGGGGCAGGGGTTGTGTGTCCAGAACTggcctgtgtgtttgtgtggggagccaaggggcagggctggagtggagaTCCCCAG harbors:
- the LOC116819572 gene encoding 5-hydroxyisourate hydrolase-like, whose translation is MSEAPSSSLTIHMLNTLMGQPATGLAMHLSQLEGTRLFANVGGHCPLFLAPGQVKAGTYKLHFDTGAYWQQLGYTSFYPYVEVVFMVTEQTRKLHIPLPISPFSYTTYKGSKSTRESRSAPAASLAMAPEMGWRK